The following are encoded together in the Mesoterricola sediminis genome:
- the gyrA gene encoding DNA gyrase subunit A, with the protein MTQNARIEPIEIEKEMRKSYLDYAMSVIVGRALPDVRDGLKPVHRRVLYAMREGGNDWNRPYKKSARTVGDVMGKYHPHGDSAIYDTLVRLAQPFSMRHVLVDGQGNFGSIDGDSAAAMRYTEARLSRLANEMMSDLDQDTVDWGPNYDDSLEEPLTLPTRFPNLLVNGSQGIAVGMATSIPPHNLRECCNALIAMVDDPTLGLDAIMGYIHGPDFPGGGIMLGTEGVYDAYRTGRGRCIVRAKAHVEQIKRAGDREQLVFTELPYQVNKATLLEKIAELVHEKKIEGISDLRDESDREGIRMVVELKKGEPSDIVLNQLYQLTALQSSFGITMLCIVNGQPRILNLREILREFIGFRREVVTRRTMFQLRKAEERHHIVMGLVIALDHLDAVIKLIRAAASPEEAKQGLMEGAFATAAALKKNPALRLSDKQAQAILDMRLQRLTGLEREKILEELRELEATIAGLKAILADDHLLMKVIRDEFQAVADQFGNDRRTEITAFSGNIRMEDVVPDEEMVVTMSKAGYIKRTALAAYRRQKRGGKGKLGMKTKDEDFVERLFLTKAHDTLLVFTDRGYAYALKVYDLPEAAASTRGKHIKNLISLKDEEKVVTLLALREFPEEHHLVFATADGTVKKTSLSLYANIRANGLIALNIEEGNSLVSVRVSTGNQQILLVSALGKAIRFPEEDVRAMGRTATGVRGMRLGSGDEIVDMEVIDALPDLAEGEEADEATAAHGLLLTVTEKGYGKRSLLQDYRLQGRGGTGVINIRAGVRNGKVVGSVLVKPGEGCLLISQEGMVIRFATDDVRKTGRAALGVRLLNLPTESDRVVGLAKIDASAQALDEEEDVDLVVDAEHANPGPDESGEPQRLL; encoded by the coding sequence ATGACCCAGAACGCCCGAATCGAGCCCATCGAGATTGAAAAGGAAATGCGGAAGTCCTACCTCGATTACGCCATGAGCGTGATCGTGGGCCGGGCCCTTCCGGATGTGCGGGACGGCCTCAAGCCGGTGCACCGCCGCGTCCTCTACGCCATGCGGGAGGGCGGCAACGACTGGAACCGCCCCTACAAGAAATCCGCGCGCACCGTCGGCGACGTGATGGGCAAGTACCATCCCCACGGGGATTCCGCCATCTACGACACCCTCGTCCGCCTGGCCCAGCCCTTCTCCATGCGCCACGTGCTGGTGGACGGCCAGGGCAACTTCGGCTCCATCGACGGCGACAGCGCCGCGGCCATGCGCTACACCGAGGCCCGGCTCTCCCGCCTGGCCAACGAGATGATGTCCGACCTGGACCAGGACACGGTGGACTGGGGCCCCAACTACGACGACAGCCTGGAGGAACCCCTCACCCTCCCCACCCGGTTCCCCAACCTGCTCGTCAACGGCAGCCAGGGCATCGCCGTGGGCATGGCCACCAGCATCCCGCCCCACAACCTGCGGGAGTGCTGCAACGCCCTCATCGCCATGGTGGACGACCCCACCCTGGGGCTGGACGCCATCATGGGCTACATCCACGGGCCGGATTTCCCGGGCGGCGGCATCATGCTCGGCACGGAGGGGGTCTACGACGCCTACCGCACCGGCCGGGGCCGCTGCATCGTCCGGGCCAAGGCCCACGTGGAGCAGATCAAGCGGGCCGGTGACCGTGAGCAGCTGGTGTTCACCGAGCTGCCCTACCAGGTGAACAAGGCCACCCTGCTCGAGAAGATCGCCGAGCTGGTCCACGAGAAGAAGATCGAAGGCATCAGCGACCTCCGGGACGAAAGCGACCGCGAGGGCATCCGCATGGTGGTGGAGCTGAAGAAGGGCGAGCCCAGCGACATCGTCCTGAACCAGCTGTACCAGCTGACGGCCCTCCAGAGCTCCTTCGGCATCACCATGCTCTGCATCGTGAACGGCCAGCCGCGCATCCTGAACCTGCGCGAGATCCTCCGGGAGTTCATCGGCTTCCGCCGCGAGGTCGTCACCCGCCGCACCATGTTCCAGCTGCGCAAGGCCGAGGAGCGCCACCACATCGTGATGGGCCTCGTCATCGCCCTGGACCACCTGGACGCCGTGATCAAGCTGATCCGCGCCGCCGCCAGCCCCGAGGAGGCCAAGCAGGGCCTCATGGAGGGCGCCTTCGCCACGGCCGCGGCCCTGAAGAAGAACCCGGCCCTCCGCCTCTCCGACAAGCAGGCCCAGGCCATCCTGGACATGCGGCTGCAGCGCCTCACCGGCCTGGAGCGGGAGAAGATCCTGGAGGAACTGCGGGAACTGGAGGCCACCATCGCCGGCCTCAAGGCCATCCTGGCCGACGATCACCTCCTGATGAAGGTCATCCGCGACGAATTCCAGGCGGTCGCCGACCAGTTCGGCAACGACCGGCGCACCGAGATCACCGCCTTCTCCGGCAACATCCGCATGGAGGACGTGGTCCCCGACGAGGAGATGGTGGTCACCATGTCCAAGGCCGGGTACATCAAGCGCACGGCCCTGGCCGCCTACCGGCGCCAGAAGCGGGGCGGCAAGGGCAAGCTGGGCATGAAGACGAAGGATGAGGATTTCGTGGAACGCCTCTTCCTCACCAAGGCCCACGACACCCTCCTCGTCTTCACGGACCGGGGCTACGCCTACGCCCTCAAGGTGTACGACCTGCCGGAGGCCGCCGCCTCCACCCGCGGCAAGCACATCAAGAACCTGATCAGCCTCAAGGACGAGGAGAAGGTCGTCACCCTCCTGGCCCTCCGCGAGTTCCCCGAGGAGCACCACCTCGTCTTCGCGACCGCCGACGGCACCGTCAAGAAGACCAGCCTCAGCCTCTACGCCAATATCCGGGCCAACGGCCTCATCGCGCTCAACATCGAGGAGGGCAACAGCCTCGTGAGCGTGCGGGTGTCCACGGGGAACCAGCAGATCCTCCTCGTGAGCGCCCTGGGCAAGGCCATCCGCTTCCCCGAGGAGGACGTCCGCGCCATGGGCCGCACCGCCACCGGCGTCCGGGGCATGCGCCTGGGCTCCGGCGACGAGATCGTGGACATGGAAGTCATCGACGCCCTGCCCGACCTGGCCGAGGGCGAGGAGGCCGACGAGGCCACCGCCGCCCACGGGCTGCTCCTCACCGTCACCGAAAAGGGCTACGGCAAGCGCAGCCTCCTCCAGGACTACCGCCTGCAGGGCCGGGGCGGCACGGGCGTGATCAACATCCGCGCCGGCGTCCGGAACGGCAAGGTGGTCGGCTCCGTGCTCGTGAAGCCGGGCGAAGGCTGCCTCCTGATCTCCCAGGAGGGCATGGTCATCCGCTTTGCCACGGACGACGTGCGCAAGACCGGCCGCGCCGCCCTGGGGGTGCGCCTCCTGAACCTCCCCACCGAATCGGACCGCGTCGTCGGCCTGGCCAAGATCGACGCCAGCGCCCAGGCCCTGGACGAGGAGGAGGACGTGGACCTCGTGGTGGACGCCGAGCACGCCAACCCTGGACCGGATGAGTCCGGCGAGCCCCAGCGCCTCCTCTAG
- a CDS encoding tetratricopeptide repeat-containing diguanylate cyclase, whose protein sequence is MALAIGLLGGTGVSQPLAAAVPAATAKRIADLRKRIDADNRNHPVASVALAQEALQLLKPDEEPAIRTALLIGLVRDLNVLLRIPEAEARLAEARAQVAHAGQPRDHFLVGMEGALVLILKERPGDARPVLEGLIPAMEGYLKKQPEDSEIHRLLGRAQRSLGTANRDLGRFPEAIGWYQRAMKTYQEAQDSAGLSNVLDQMGTLLQLLGRLDEAVSYHRQAIATAEPLKNPELLATIHLNFANTYGFLNDTDHQLEELAKSRELARISQDPDIELTVAVNMADAYLRKKDYRTCLKYAEAGLRLAREAGNAASIAVSQVNQGIALNRLGNSAEGLKAIVAGLEHFKASQARNDTAEIVGILAEEYAFAGEWRKAYETELQFKALSDDLKRVQDQKHIADASAAFEIDKKQLQIDALNRERRNQLRLRFLWTAIGLLGLGTAAVLVAGRKKLQAANKALADMSLRDPLTSLANRRYLTSRIAEDLAQIHRLQRSGLTEAGKTRMPLNIDVIFFMIDIDHFKQVNDTHGHAAGDQVLRQFASILSSTMRDSDTVVRWGGEEFFVVAKHTSRTEAHIVAERIRSRVEAFPFDIGEGRIVHKTCSVGFATYPFFRKDPALVAWEKVAEVADQCLYAAKASGRNTWVGVHEAEDGPDADLKERLGAYPDVAKLVADGILRAEAMAERPIAWNS, encoded by the coding sequence GTGGCCCTCGCCATCGGCCTGCTGGGCGGGACGGGTGTGTCCCAGCCCCTGGCGGCGGCGGTGCCCGCGGCCACCGCGAAGCGGATCGCGGATCTGCGCAAGCGCATCGACGCGGACAACCGCAACCACCCCGTGGCCTCCGTCGCCCTCGCCCAGGAGGCCCTCCAGCTCCTCAAACCCGACGAGGAGCCTGCCATCCGCACCGCGCTCCTCATCGGCCTCGTGCGCGACCTCAACGTCCTGCTCCGCATCCCGGAGGCCGAGGCCCGGCTCGCCGAAGCGCGGGCCCAGGTCGCCCATGCCGGCCAGCCCCGGGACCACTTCCTGGTGGGGATGGAGGGCGCCCTCGTCCTCATCCTGAAGGAGCGCCCCGGTGACGCCCGGCCCGTCCTGGAGGGCCTGATCCCCGCCATGGAGGGCTACCTGAAGAAGCAGCCCGAGGACAGCGAGATCCATCGCCTCCTCGGCCGGGCCCAGCGTTCCCTGGGCACCGCCAACCGGGACCTGGGCCGCTTCCCGGAGGCCATCGGCTGGTACCAGCGGGCCATGAAGACCTACCAGGAAGCCCAGGATTCCGCCGGCCTCAGCAACGTGCTGGACCAGATGGGGACCCTCCTTCAGCTCCTCGGGCGCCTCGACGAGGCCGTGTCCTACCACCGCCAGGCCATCGCCACCGCGGAGCCCCTCAAGAACCCGGAACTCCTCGCCACCATCCACCTGAACTTCGCCAACACCTACGGGTTCCTCAACGACACGGACCATCAGCTGGAGGAGCTGGCCAAGAGCCGGGAGCTGGCCAGGATCTCCCAGGATCCGGACATCGAACTCACCGTGGCCGTGAACATGGCCGACGCCTACCTCCGGAAGAAGGACTACCGCACCTGCCTGAAGTACGCCGAGGCCGGCCTCCGCCTGGCCCGGGAGGCCGGCAACGCCGCCTCCATCGCCGTGAGCCAGGTGAACCAGGGCATCGCCCTCAACCGCCTGGGCAACAGCGCCGAGGGACTCAAGGCCATCGTGGCCGGCCTGGAGCACTTCAAGGCCTCCCAGGCCCGGAACGACACCGCCGAGATCGTGGGCATCCTCGCCGAGGAGTACGCCTTCGCGGGGGAGTGGCGCAAGGCCTACGAGACGGAACTCCAGTTCAAGGCCCTCAGCGACGACCTGAAGCGGGTGCAGGACCAGAAGCACATCGCCGATGCCAGCGCCGCCTTCGAGATCGACAAGAAGCAGCTCCAGATCGATGCCCTCAACCGCGAGCGGCGCAACCAGCTCCGGCTCCGCTTCCTCTGGACCGCCATCGGCCTGCTGGGCCTGGGCACCGCGGCCGTCCTGGTGGCGGGGCGGAAGAAGCTCCAGGCCGCCAACAAGGCCCTGGCCGACATGAGCCTGCGGGATCCCCTCACCTCCCTGGCCAACCGCCGCTACCTGACCTCCCGCATCGCCGAGGACCTCGCCCAGATCCACCGCCTCCAGCGCTCAGGCCTCACCGAGGCGGGCAAGACCCGCATGCCCCTCAACATCGACGTGATCTTCTTCATGATCGATATTGATCATTTCAAGCAAGTCAACGATACCCACGGCCACGCCGCCGGGGACCAGGTCCTGCGCCAGTTCGCCTCCATCCTCTCCAGCACCATGCGCGACTCGGATACGGTCGTCCGGTGGGGGGGCGAGGAGTTCTTCGTCGTGGCCAAGCACACCTCCCGGACCGAGGCCCACATCGTCGCCGAGCGCATCCGGTCCCGGGTCGAAGCCTTCCCCTTCGATATCGGGGAGGGCCGGATCGTCCACAAGACCTGCTCCGTGGGCTTCGCCACCTACCCCTTCTTCCGCAAGGACCCCGCGCTGGTGGCCTGGGAGAAGGTGGCCGAAGTGGCGGACCAGTGTCTGTACGCCGCCAAGGCCTCTGGTCGCAACACCTGGGTGGGTGTGCACGAGGCGGAGGATGGCCCGGACGCCGACCTCAAGGAGCGCCTGGGCGCCTATCCGGATGTGGCCAAGCTCGTCGCGGACGGCATCCTGCGCGCGGAAGCCATGGCGGAACGGCCCATCGCCTGGAACAGCTGA
- a CDS encoding gamma-glutamylcyclotransferase family protein yields the protein MEPDGLFVYGTLREGGRHHRWLLRTHPEGTIGAFAPGRLFHLPAHGYPALVPGEDPGGDPPGPGWVRGVFVGYEDADALASAVADLDPLEGADTGLFERIALPVVLDSGHRYAAWAYVFPADRLPRLEREAVELPSGDWKAYLGPGEI from the coding sequence ATGGAGCCCGACGGCCTCTTCGTCTACGGCACCCTCCGGGAGGGGGGCCGGCACCACCGGTGGCTGCTCCGCACCCACCCGGAGGGCACCATCGGCGCGTTCGCGCCGGGGCGCCTCTTCCACCTGCCGGCCCACGGCTACCCCGCCCTCGTGCCCGGGGAGGACCCCGGCGGGGACCCGCCCGGCCCGGGCTGGGTGCGGGGGGTCTTCGTGGGCTACGAGGATGCGGACGCCCTGGCCTCGGCCGTCGCGGACCTGGATCCCCTCGAAGGGGCGGACACGGGGCTCTTCGAGCGGATCGCCCTCCCCGTGGTCCTGGACTCCGGGCACCGGTACGCGGCCTGGGCCTACGTATTCCCGGCGGACCGGCTTCCCCGCCTGGAGCGCGAGGCCGTCGAACTTCCGTCCGGCGACTGGAAAGCCTACCTCGGCCCCGGGGAGATATAA
- a CDS encoding response regulator, which translates to MPDRPQGRILVVDDEPLIREMAREILEGQGYAVTEAVDGQDGLDVWMDRQAQFDLIILDLVMPRLHGFQVMDRILQVAPRTRFLISSGFSPDSRPELTRPTATTAFLAKPYRSKDLLERVHRLLQDSGPAA; encoded by the coding sequence ATGCCCGACCGGCCCCAAGGTCGCATCCTGGTGGTGGACGATGAGCCACTTATCAGAGAAATGGCCCGGGAGATCCTGGAAGGGCAGGGGTATGCCGTCACGGAGGCGGTGGACGGCCAGGACGGCCTCGATGTCTGGATGGACCGGCAGGCCCAGTTCGATCTCATCATCCTGGATCTCGTGATGCCCCGGCTTCACGGGTTCCAGGTGATGGACCGGATCCTCCAGGTCGCGCCGCGCACGCGCTTCCTCATCAGCAGCGGCTTCTCCCCGGACAGCCGGCCCGAGTTGACCCGCCCGACGGCCACCACCGCCTTCCTCGCCAAGCCCTACCGAAGCAAGGACCTGCTCGAGCGGGTGCACCGCCTGCTCCAGGACTCAGGCCCGGCGGCCTGA
- a CDS encoding serine hydroxymethyltransferase, producing the protein MSYYETLKAADPSVYQALELEVTRQRHHLELIASENYASLAVMQAMGSHFTNKYAEGYPGRRYYGGCVNVDKVEDLARTRAKQLFGAEHANVQPHSGAQANMAVYFSVLKPGDTVLGLDLAHGGHLTHGHPLNSSGILYKFVGYHVSRETERVDMDEVRRLAREHKPKLIVVGASAYPRIFDFAAFRAIADEVGALMMVDMAHIAGLVATGHHPSPVPFADFVTTTTHKTLRGPRGGLVLCRERFAKDLDRALFPGVQGGPLMHVVAAKAVALGEALQPGFKAYQDQVVRNAAALAAALQAKGWRIVSGGTDNHLMLVDVFQQGILGNEAEQALDKAGITVNKNGIPFDPNPPLKPSGVRIGSPAITTRGMKEPEMVRIAGWIDSALRSRADEAAIARIRDEVFALTAQFPIPE; encoded by the coding sequence ATGTCCTATTACGAAACCCTGAAAGCCGCAGATCCCTCCGTTTACCAGGCGCTGGAGCTCGAAGTCACGCGACAGCGCCACCACCTGGAGCTCATCGCCTCCGAGAACTACGCCTCCCTGGCCGTCATGCAGGCCATGGGCAGCCACTTCACCAACAAGTACGCCGAGGGCTACCCCGGCCGGCGCTACTACGGCGGCTGCGTGAACGTGGACAAGGTCGAGGACCTGGCCCGCACCCGCGCCAAGCAGCTCTTCGGCGCTGAGCACGCCAACGTCCAGCCCCACAGCGGCGCCCAGGCCAACATGGCCGTCTACTTCTCCGTGCTCAAGCCCGGCGACACCGTCCTCGGCCTGGACCTGGCCCACGGCGGCCACCTCACCCACGGCCACCCCCTGAACAGCTCCGGCATCCTGTACAAGTTCGTCGGCTACCACGTGAGCCGCGAGACCGAGCGCGTCGACATGGACGAGGTCCGCCGCCTGGCCCGCGAGCACAAGCCCAAGCTCATCGTGGTGGGCGCCTCCGCCTATCCCCGCATCTTCGACTTCGCCGCCTTCCGCGCCATCGCCGACGAGGTGGGCGCGCTCATGATGGTCGACATGGCCCACATCGCCGGCCTCGTCGCGACGGGCCACCACCCCAGCCCCGTGCCCTTCGCGGATTTCGTCACCACGACCACCCACAAGACCCTGCGCGGGCCCCGGGGCGGCCTGGTCCTCTGCCGCGAGCGCTTCGCCAAGGACCTGGACCGCGCCCTCTTCCCCGGCGTCCAGGGCGGCCCGCTCATGCACGTGGTGGCGGCCAAGGCCGTGGCCCTCGGCGAGGCCCTCCAGCCCGGGTTCAAGGCCTACCAGGACCAGGTGGTCCGCAACGCCGCGGCCCTGGCCGCCGCGCTCCAGGCCAAGGGCTGGCGCATCGTCTCCGGCGGCACCGACAACCACCTCATGCTGGTGGACGTCTTCCAGCAGGGCATCCTGGGCAACGAGGCCGAGCAGGCCCTGGACAAGGCCGGCATCACCGTCAACAAGAACGGCATCCCCTTCGACCCCAATCCCCCGCTCAAGCCCTCCGGCGTCCGCATCGGCTCCCCCGCCATCACCACGCGCGGCATGAAGGAGCCCGAGATGGTGCGCATCGCCGGCTGGATCGACAGCGCCCTCCGCTCCCGCGCCGACGAGGCGGCCATCGCCCGCATCCGGGACGAGGTCTTCGCCCTCACGGCCCAGTTCCCCATTCCCGAGTAG
- the purB gene encoding adenylosuccinate lyase: MSILPSSAEADLESFEHPLASRYASKAMVRLLSPLYRMRVWRRLWIALAESERELGLPITEDQVREMRATQDAVDLEAIARHEAALRHDVMAAIHAWGEQAPSARPIIHLGATSCFVTDNGDLLIAQEAFRLLRRRLQDVLAALRDFAATWADTPCLGFTHFQPAQPTTVGKRATLWIQDLLLDLADLDHVLATTPVRGVKGVTGTQASFLELFDGNGAQVEALERRFCEKVGSPAIPVSGQTATRKLEDRLGQVLCGLAASASKFGCDLRLLQHLKEVEEPFESKQIGSSAMPYKRNPMRSERICSLARFVTGLMPSSYQTTATQWMERTLDDSAHRRLTLSQGLLAVDAILVLYRNVARGLVVHPRMIEARLQSELPFMAAEVLLMEGVKRGGDRQDLHERFRVASLEAGRRIKAEGRPNTLLALLAEDPAWNMTETELAALLDGRRFTGRAGDQVRAFLAGEVAAALADHIPADEATVRV; the protein is encoded by the coding sequence ATGTCCATCCTTCCCTCCAGCGCCGAAGCCGACCTCGAAAGCTTCGAACACCCCCTGGCCTCCCGGTATGCCTCCAAGGCCATGGTGCGCCTGCTCTCCCCCTTGTACCGGATGCGCGTCTGGCGGCGCCTCTGGATCGCCCTGGCGGAGAGCGAGCGGGAACTGGGCCTCCCCATCACCGAGGACCAGGTCCGCGAGATGCGCGCGACGCAGGACGCCGTGGACCTGGAGGCCATCGCGCGCCACGAGGCGGCCCTCCGCCACGATGTCATGGCCGCCATCCACGCCTGGGGCGAGCAGGCTCCGTCCGCGCGCCCGATCATCCATTTGGGTGCCACCAGCTGCTTCGTCACCGACAACGGCGACCTCCTGATCGCCCAGGAGGCCTTCCGCCTCCTCCGCCGGCGCCTCCAGGACGTCCTCGCGGCCCTGCGGGACTTCGCCGCGACCTGGGCCGACACCCCCTGCCTCGGCTTCACCCATTTCCAGCCGGCCCAGCCCACCACGGTCGGCAAGCGCGCGACCCTCTGGATCCAGGACCTGCTCCTGGACCTGGCGGACCTGGACCATGTCCTGGCGACCACCCCGGTCCGGGGCGTCAAGGGCGTCACGGGCACCCAGGCGAGCTTCCTCGAACTCTTCGACGGCAACGGCGCCCAGGTGGAGGCGCTGGAGCGCCGCTTCTGCGAGAAGGTGGGCTCCCCCGCCATCCCGGTTTCGGGCCAGACGGCCACCCGCAAGCTGGAGGACCGCCTCGGGCAGGTGCTGTGCGGCCTGGCGGCCTCCGCCTCCAAGTTCGGATGCGACCTCCGGCTCCTCCAGCACCTCAAGGAGGTGGAGGAGCCCTTCGAATCCAAGCAGATCGGCTCCTCGGCCATGCCCTACAAGCGCAATCCCATGCGCAGCGAGCGGATCTGCAGCCTCGCCCGCTTCGTCACGGGCCTGATGCCGAGCTCGTACCAGACCACGGCCACCCAGTGGATGGAGCGGACCCTGGACGATTCCGCCCACCGCCGCCTGACCCTCAGCCAAGGGCTGCTGGCCGTGGACGCCATCCTCGTGCTCTACCGCAACGTCGCCCGCGGGCTGGTGGTCCACCCCCGCATGATCGAGGCCCGGCTCCAGTCCGAACTGCCCTTCATGGCCGCCGAGGTGCTCCTCATGGAGGGCGTGAAGCGCGGTGGGGACCGCCAGGACCTCCACGAGCGCTTCCGAGTCGCCAGCCTGGAGGCTGGCCGTCGCATCAAGGCCGAGGGCCGGCCCAACACCCTCCTGGCCCTCCTCGCCGAGGACCCGGCCTGGAACATGACTGAAACCGAGCTGGCAGCCCTCCTGGACGGGCGCCGGTTCACCGGGCGCGCCGGAGACCAGGTGCGCGCCTTCCTGGCTGGCGAGGTGGCCGCCGCCCTGGCGGATCACATTCCGGCCGACGAAGCCACTGTTCGCGTATAG
- a CDS encoding 4Fe-4S dicluster domain-containing protein encodes MAKKLEEPHDRSDFFKSLGTLMAGFVAMRVEDAVTGAGPSLLRPPGALDEFDFLMACTRCDLCAKACPQDSILQAGPGAPLAANTPHILPRNMPCFLCTSLPCIPACPEGALVWPTRKVGDEVLEGPAAVKMGTARVKRRLCLTWEHEDEPAQPCTTCVDRCPYPGKAIRMGEAPEGELPHPEVIADFCTGCGLCTFGCPSPNPAIVVDPRE; translated from the coding sequence ATGGCCAAGAAGCTGGAGGAACCCCACGATCGCTCGGACTTCTTCAAGTCCCTGGGCACGCTGATGGCCGGGTTCGTGGCCATGCGCGTGGAGGACGCGGTGACCGGGGCCGGCCCGTCCCTCCTCCGGCCCCCCGGCGCCCTGGACGAGTTCGATTTCCTCATGGCCTGCACCCGCTGCGACCTGTGCGCCAAGGCCTGCCCCCAGGATTCCATCCTCCAGGCCGGCCCCGGGGCCCCCCTCGCGGCCAACACGCCCCACATCCTCCCCCGCAACATGCCCTGCTTCCTGTGCACCTCGCTGCCCTGCATCCCCGCCTGCCCCGAGGGGGCCCTGGTGTGGCCGACGCGGAAGGTGGGGGACGAGGTCCTGGAGGGCCCCGCCGCCGTGAAGATGGGCACCGCCCGGGTGAAGCGCCGCCTCTGCCTCACCTGGGAGCACGAGGACGAGCCGGCCCAGCCCTGCACCACCTGCGTGGACCGCTGCCCCTACCCGGGCAAGGCCATCCGCATGGGCGAGGCGCCCGAGGGCGAGCTCCCCCATCCCGAGGTGATCGCCGATTTCTGCACCGGGTGCGGCCTCTGCACCTTCGGCTGCCCCTCCCCGAACCCCGCCATCGTCGTGGATCCCCGCGAATAG
- a CDS encoding aminotransferase class I/II-fold pyridoxal phosphate-dependent enzyme, which translates to MAYKVLIINPRAEELAGELQELEARGLPAVGAATFKEAYDLLVKDGAIHVILTEWILPLKKRSRETISGAELFSRFLALRYEVNIFLFTHETDCATFNTGGLINGYFHKGEESWDDIASKVRAEVISSKDRAPFFDALVAYAQAAKDAWHTPGHSSGDSVKNSEWVGDYFRFFGENLFQSDVSVSVPGLDSLLEPKGVIKEAQELAARAFNARYTYFTTNGTSTSNKVLIQTLLKPGDAILLDRNCHKSVHYGVIVAGAEPLYLMPSVNNRYGIFGPVPKQRIVESMDAALAAGKRLKVLILTNCTYDGLIYDIKDIVDQAHARGIKVIVDEAWFGYANFHRAFYPSAMAAGADYSTQSTHKTMSAFSQASMIHVQDPEFESIREFFQENFNMQASTSPQYPMIASLDVARRQMAMEGYALLQRTLEMAAALKKSINSLKKFRVLELEDLLSDEVRADGIRLDPTKLTIDVSGSGYTSKEIEYLLLTKHNIQIEKSTFNTITVLITIGSTYSKLNRLALALANIQRMSGARRESGAAKILQDFTLSLSSIKYLPRYAFYAEGESVPMRDAAGRVATAMVVPYPPGIPLLVPGQIITEDIVNALMTYRDYGVEIHGASEGLLKVMTPAEEQRLTAQGREMIPLPVG; encoded by the coding sequence ATGGCGTACAAGGTTCTCATCATCAACCCAAGGGCGGAGGAGCTGGCCGGGGAACTGCAGGAGCTGGAGGCCCGGGGGCTGCCCGCCGTGGGCGCGGCCACCTTCAAGGAGGCCTACGACCTCCTGGTCAAGGACGGCGCCATCCACGTCATCCTCACCGAGTGGATCCTGCCCCTGAAGAAGCGGAGCCGGGAGACCATCTCGGGCGCCGAGCTGTTCAGCCGCTTCCTGGCCCTGCGCTACGAAGTGAACATCTTCCTGTTCACCCATGAGACCGACTGCGCCACCTTCAACACGGGCGGCCTCATCAACGGGTACTTCCACAAGGGCGAGGAGAGCTGGGACGACATCGCCAGCAAGGTCCGCGCCGAGGTCATCAGCAGCAAGGACCGGGCCCCCTTCTTCGACGCCCTCGTCGCCTACGCCCAGGCGGCCAAGGACGCCTGGCACACGCCGGGCCACTCCTCCGGCGATTCGGTGAAGAACTCCGAGTGGGTGGGCGACTACTTCCGGTTCTTCGGGGAGAACCTCTTCCAGTCGGACGTGTCCGTGTCCGTGCCCGGCCTGGATTCCCTCCTGGAGCCCAAGGGCGTCATCAAGGAGGCCCAGGAGCTGGCCGCCCGCGCCTTCAACGCCCGGTACACCTACTTCACCACCAACGGCACCAGCACGAGCAACAAGGTCCTCATCCAGACCCTCCTCAAGCCGGGGGACGCCATCCTCCTGGACCGCAACTGCCACAAGTCCGTCCATTACGGGGTCATCGTCGCCGGGGCCGAGCCCCTCTACCTCATGCCCAGCGTCAACAACCGCTACGGGATCTTCGGGCCGGTGCCCAAGCAGCGGATCGTGGAGAGCATGGACGCCGCCCTGGCGGCCGGCAAGCGCCTCAAGGTGCTCATCCTGACCAACTGCACGTACGACGGCCTCATCTACGACATCAAGGACATCGTGGACCAGGCCCACGCCCGGGGCATCAAGGTCATCGTGGACGAGGCCTGGTTCGGCTACGCCAACTTCCACCGGGCCTTCTACCCCTCGGCCATGGCGGCCGGGGCCGACTACAGCACCCAGAGCACCCACAAGACCATGAGCGCCTTCTCTCAGGCCTCCATGATCCATGTGCAGGATCCCGAGTTCGAGTCCATCCGGGAGTTCTTCCAGGAGAACTTCAACATGCAGGCCTCGACCTCCCCCCAGTACCCCATGATCGCCAGCCTGGACGTCGCCCGCCGCCAGATGGCCATGGAGGGCTATGCCCTGCTCCAGCGCACCCTGGAGATGGCGGCCGCCCTCAAGAAGTCCATCAACAGCCTCAAGAAGTTCCGGGTCCTGGAACTGGAGGACCTCCTGAGCGACGAGGTCCGGGCGGACGGCATCCGCCTGGACCCCACCAAGCTGACCATCGACGTCTCCGGCTCCGGCTACACCAGCAAGGAGATCGAGTACCTCCTCCTCACCAAGCACAACATCCAGATCGAAAAGAGCACCTTCAACACGATCACCGTGCTCATCACCATCGGCAGCACGTACTCCAAGCTCAACCGCCTGGCCCTGGCCCTGGCGAACATCCAGCGCATGAGCGGCGCCCGCCGGGAGAGCGGCGCCGCCAAGATCCTCCAGGATTTCACCCTGTCCCTGTCGTCCATCAAGTACCTGCCCCGCTACGCCTTCTACGCCGAGGGCGAAAGCGTGCCCATGCGGGACGCCGCCGGCCGCGTGGCGACGGCCATGGTGGTGCCCTACCCGCCCGGCATCCCCCTCCTGGTCCCCGGCCAGATCATCACCGAGGACATCGTGAACGCCCTCATGACCTACCGGGACTACGGCGTGGAGATCCACGGCGCCTCCGAGGGCCTGCTCAAGGTCATGACCCCCGCCGAGGAGCAGCGGCTCACGGCCCAGGGCCGGGAGATGATCCCGCTGCCGGTGGGGTAG